The stretch of DNA CATGTCTATGCTTCTCTCTCAAACAGCTGGGGTGGCAGGTACAACCCATTAAGttctcaataaaatatatagaggaTGGATCTCTGCTTAAATGCACAATGGGCCTTTGTCTCCTGACGCCGGCCAAGCTGGCTATTGACGTTTTCATGCAACAAACTGAAAAACGTCTTCTCTCTGcaacatattttgtaaattgCCCAAACCCTCGTGAATTCACATTGAGCAGTAACAGTCTCATTATCTTTGTTATACCCCATTTCCCCATGAACGCTACAATAAAAAGTTGCCCCCGGGCAGCGGTTTCAGTGATTGTGGCCCAGATGCTGCTGCTAATAGCCGCCTGCATGCTCTGGAATTGCAGCCGAACAGCAGGGGTCTGCCACGTCCCCACAGACTAAACTTGCCTGCAGTGTTCACACTTCATATCCTGCCTACACAcgtgtgctcacacacacacgctcgcacacacacacacccttgtCTGCTCTGTGCTGCTGCCAGACGAGGAACCTGTGTTATTCCACTTAAcaacccttatttttttttaataaggcagATCATGGATCGTTCATGTTTCTAGAATGATGCTGATGAATTGAGGGGTAACGGAAaccaaaaccatatattgtCTGTATGCCAATCACGGCGCAATACGAAAAAGGGAatagaaatacaataaaaatgcagtactataacaaaataaaaaataaaaaaaactaaaatgccaCTCATAAGGGTAAAAAGACAGAGTCCTAAAGTCCCAGGGCAACAGCTGCAAGATTATCGGGTATCGTATTCTTTTCTACCCTCCTCTTGATCCTTGGGGTGTCATGTAATTCCTGGGGAGAGTGTTTGGGTTCCATTGTATAGTAAACTAAGACTGGGACCCAGCGTGGAGGATGAAGTGGGGGTCCTTGCAAAATGTACAGAGCTTTGGGGTGTTTAGATGAGCGGAGATTTCATCGAGAACTTGAAGCCAAAAACACTTGAGATGCTCCTGGCTTTCCGGGTATTGAGGACCCCCTAAGTTGCACCGATGAGAAATGTTTACCCCGGTCTTCTGCATGGTGTGGGGTCCTGTGTACAAAGCACAGAGTTATTGGGGTTCAATTTAAATTTTAGCGCCGTTTGACCGTGGTCATGATATCGAGAAAGAAGCCACCTGCATgcaaatttcattatatatgacTTCTGATCTTCTGGAACTAaaccctttttaaccctcttgCTATTTGATTAGACCAATGAGTTGGAGAAGGCGGTGTCAGCAGCTCATACATATCTTCAGAAGAATCCCACCCATGAGATGACCGTGCGGTACATGGAATACTACAGGACCCTACTGGATGTGGATGAATTTCTCATAGACCTGGAGGCTCAGTCCTATGAGGTGAGATAAAGTGATGAAACGCTACCCGACggcttttacattacatttatagagcgccagcagattccatagcgctattACAACAGGAGGATATTGAATATTTCATAACCCAAGGACTAGATACTGCTGAGGCTCCCCTGTCCTCGAGTGAACTTGAGTGTTGACACTTACTGGAAGGGAAGGCCGGATCGCGTGATCGGGTATTCCTTGTTTGGCCAGCGGCTTCTGCCGACGGGAGAATCCAGGCTGCCGGTAGACGGACTGATCTCCCATGTAGCAGCCGGGAGATGTCCCTACCGCTGACACAACATTAGGAGATTGGAAACGGATTCTCTTCTCTACCGTACATTAAAGGTGGGGTCGCGATCTTGTTGCCAACACTTTCTTGCTGCTCCTGTAGTGAACGACTTGATTTTTACCTAGATCAGTAGAGGGGATTTTAACTTGGTCCCCTCTGCCGCTGACCTCACCTCAAATGGTCGAGATGGATGGTGTCGTCCTCATCAGCACCTCATCAGCTGTCAAACAGGAAAACGAGGTCTTTCTTTGCTCTTGTTTGGTGACACTTCCGACAGCACGTGAAAATTAACTTGCTTCTATCAGAAAAGCCATTTATTTAACGTTTACTGGCTCTTTAACGCATTGAGGTTCTTCTGATGCTATTAATCTTCCACGTCTTTACTGGAGTAACGTGGGTACTAATTGTTctccatccccccccccagagcaTCTTTGTTAAGGCAGTGAAGTCCTACAATGCTGGAGATTTCCGACGCAGCACCGAGGAAATGGAGCAGGCTCTGCCCCTCTACTACAAGGCCTACAATAACTGTCTGACCGGCTGCGAGGGCACCTATGAGATGAGAGAGTTTAAAGACTTCTACCCAGCCGTTGCCGGTAAAATGAATACGCCAGATCCTGTAGTATTTTCTGTAAACTTGCTTTTATAATTGGTGCAAAACGCAGACGATATCTTTCTCCCtcattgttgttgattggttcaaggACCCCGTTGTACCTTATTGTCTCGTCCCCTTCCAGATCATCTGGCTGACGTCTTGCAATGCAAGGTGGAGTGCGAGTCCAACCTGACTCCTAACGTTGGTGGCTACTTAGTCCAGAAGTTTGTGGCCACAATGTATCACTACCTGCAATTCGCCTATTATAAGTGTAAGTCCTAGATGCGCGTAGCTTACCCTCCGTCAATTTTAACTTTATTACTCGCAGATTTATAGTACCCAATGGCTGCCCCCATGTGAATTTCTGGCTTTTTccagtaaaataatattttatttaaatatattttttttaatatctaatCCTCCCTATTGGGCGAAAAAGAGGGTACACTGTCTCAGCTGACATGAAGGAGAGCAGTCCGTATAATTAGATCATACAGGTTACATACTTTAGAATCCATTATCTTGTGGCCCTCCTGTGCCTCCTCCCTTTGAACCATTCCTGGTTATGGTGTGGCTTTGCCCGGGGGGTGCGTTGTATATTTCTGCGCATCCCTTTTAGGAAAATCGTTGTTATTTCTCTAATGTATGTAAATCcttctgttttatttcacaGTGAACGACGTAAAAAACGCAGTCCAGTGTGTATCGAGTTACATGTTATTTGACCCGGCGGACACCGTGATGCAGCAAAACCTGGCGTATTACAAATTTTacaaggagaaatgggatttggAGGATACCGACTTCAACCCCAGGAAGGTGAGAAGGTCTATCGTATGTGGCTGGTTAATAATTCTTCTCGCTTGGCCACCCCAGAGACTCCGAACAGGAAGGATAATTCTGCTTACTCGGTGGATCAGTCATTTGGTGATATTGTTTGAGAGACGGTGTCGAGACACTTCACATTTAATACAATTAACCTGGGATTATATGAATGAGATCTAAAAAGGTTTGGTCCACGCAGGCATCCTGAGAATCTGGAGCTTAGCTTGGCCCCTCTGACAGAACAGCTCGGGAGTCCCTACTTCCTAGCGCTCATCAAGGGTTTCATAAGTAGTGATGAAAGTTTTGGGGTGAAAACcgccataaaacatttttttttatttaaatatatgggTGTAGAATGTTGTGCTTTTTCACTGCCATCGTTTAAGTTGTTTAGGCATTACATGGAATGTTTAAGAATATATCCCTCTGTGTATAAAAGTCTTATTCATGTGGGAATTGTCAATCATACTGGGAGGTGCTTAAGGTGAAGAGCCAATCATAACGCAGTAATGTTGGACAATGTCTCGCTGGAGCTCCCAACCACTGATCACACGCAGAATGGGCTTTGAGAGGGCAGTAAATGGTAGTCCATGGCCGTAGTGGGGTACGGGGCACGCGGGAGGAGACTGGTCAGGGGGGTTTGTTGGCACGCCATGGCAATGATGGGCGTATACCCAAGTTTaaattattcactaaaatgataGGTTGTTCAGAGCGCTTGCCTGTTGACCCAAGTGTATGCAGTGTTCTGCAGATATGTTTTTTCCTCCATCATTTTGTGCCATCATGAGCTTGTTTGATCTGCGGGTCCTTGTGTTGTGCAGGAAGCAATGACGTATCACAACCAGACCACAAGATACAAGGAGCTGTTGCAGTTTGCCCAAGATTTCCTCAATCGGAATGATGATGAGGTGAGCGCGTGGGAGAGTAATAAGAGTTGTGTCTTATCCGTATCACACAGGACCGATAAGGGCATATAGTATGTGCGTGTTGGGAGAAGCCATTGGACCAGTAGCCATTGT from Spea bombifrons isolate aSpeBom1 chromosome 13, aSpeBom1.2.pri, whole genome shotgun sequence encodes:
- the P3H4 gene encoding endoplasmic reticulum protein SC65 translates to MLPSLLWTLLLLDSCWAQYEQYSFRGFPRSELKPLQPTYAKALELYEGESWREATRALESSLRLHRLLQDSESFCGQSCADSAEEAPITGLEEEEVFGESKDWSLELQLFGRVLARAVCLRKCKATLPVFQQPYPDQETLKAFQRRDPYLYLHYTYFKTNELEKAVSAAHTYLQKNPTHEMTVRYMEYYRTLLDVDEFLIDLEAQSYESIFVKAVKSYNAGDFRRSTEEMEQALPLYYKAYNNCLTGCEGTYEMREFKDFYPAVADHLADVLQCKVECESNLTPNVGGYLVQKFVATMYHYLQFAYYKLNDVKNAVQCVSSYMLFDPADTVMQQNLAYYKFYKEKWDLEDTDFNPRKEAMTYHNQTTRYKELLQFAQDFLNRNDDEMEIGVEAETDQTPSDSEFEGVGDYEEGIYAEWWSEPKAKGDKGEKGY